The following coding sequences lie in one Lolium perenne isolate Kyuss_39 chromosome 2, Kyuss_2.0, whole genome shotgun sequence genomic window:
- the LOC127336594 gene encoding uncharacterized protein isoform X2 has translation MAAASVAGATSRAVESHRIPSPELSPQASSSTPSSSSRAAEAEARPVSCDGGAEEDVLHLDSPWVAAAEADSRLEEAAMAAVATGLRLCAENEAEADEIRDNLQRQDDELMALEAIYGDDLTELENKGALRYFQICIRYELRDGAEVCARFHSVNRTGDDGRCTDDCTEEHEEDEPNDFSYSCNFEHLPPLILTCLLPQSYPSKEPPYFAITAKWMDGPNVSQLCEMLDTIWADLPGEEVVYRWVEWIRASSLLHLGFDTKITLGLDVPMHKVDNRAISRSLSLESVIPLMLSYSSKKCYQVFLEDLHVCMICLNESKGSNFIKLPCQHMFCMKCMETLCRMHVKEGTLFQLVCPDTKCSASIPPYLLKRLLGEEEFERWDKLTLEKALNSMSDVVHCPRCAIGCVEDEDNNAQCPKCCFVFCSVCKDPRHPGKLCLTLEEKLQRQQASGKMATRGMVEDMISVKLLYSNARSCPKCQMTISKTDRCNKVVCSSCGQTFCFRCGKAIIAGYAHFSGRCDLFHHKEKDTTDWGKLLEQLETRNRVRTEKQPVGSTIKCPKCRQKIYKDDDKYIFCWSCQASYCTLCKKQVQFAGKQSEHWGSQDCVKIKF, from the exons ATGGCAGCAGCTTCCGTCGCCGGCGCGACCTCGCGAGCGGTCGAATCGCACCGCATCCCCTCCCCGGAACTGTCACCCCAGGCATCCTCCTCGACTCCCTCGTCCTCGTCGCGCGCCGCAGAGGCAGAGGCGAGGCCGGTGTCGTGTGATGGCGGCGCCGAGGAGGACGTGCTCCACCTGGACTCCCCGTGGGTCGCGGCGGCTGAGGCGGACTCGAGGCTGGAGgaggccgccatggccgcggTTGCGACGGGACTCCGTCTTTGCGCCGAGAACGAGGCAGAAGCAGATGAGATACGGGACAACCTGCAGCGACAGGACGACGAG CTGATGGCATTGGAAGCAATATATGGGGATGATCTTACTGAGCTTGAAAACAAAGGAGCGCTCCGCTATTTTCAG ATTTGCATACGTTACGAATTGCGCGACGGCGCTGAAGTGTGCGCTAGGTTTCATTCAGTCAATAGAACTGGAGATGATGGGCGATGTACTGATGATTGTACAGAAGAACATGAGGAGGATGAACCAAATGACTTCTCCTACTCTTGCAACTTTGAGCACCTGCCCCCTCTGATATTGACATGCTTACTTCCGCAGTCCTATCCTAGCAAAGAGCCACCATATTTTGCAATCACCGCTAAATGGATGGATGGGCCTAATGTTTCTCAGCTCTGTGAGATGCTTGACACCATTTGGGCGGATCTGCCGGGGGAAGAAGTGGTATACCGATGGGTTGAGTGGATACGAGCTTCTTCTTTACTACACCTCGGTTTCGATACAAAAATAACATTAGGTCTAGATGTTCCTATGCACAAAGTAGATAACCGGGCAATCTCAAGAAGTCTCTCATTGGAGTCTGTAATCCCACTGATGCTCAGTTACAGTAGTAAGAAGTGCTATCAAGTTTTTCTTGAGGATCTACATGTGTGCATGATTTGCCTTAATGAGAGTAAAG GTTCAAACTTCATCAAGCTGCCGTGCCAGCACATGTTTTGTATGAAGTGCATGGAAACCTTATGCAGGATGCATGTGAAGGAAGGTACTTTGTTTCAGTTAGTATGCCCTGATACTAAGTGCAGTGCTTCGATTCCACCGTATTTGTTAAAGAGGCTTCTCGGCGAGGAAGAATTTGAACGTTGGGATAAGCTTACTCTTGAGAAAGCATTGAACTCGATGTCAGACGTGGTTCACTGTCCAAGGTGTGCAATCGGTTGCGTGGAAGATGAGGATAACAATGCACAATGCCCAAAATGTTGCTTTGTATTCTGCTCGGTGTGCAAGGATCCACGTCATCCAGGGAAGCTGTGTCTCACTCTGGAAGAAAAACTTCAGAGACAGCAG gcATCAGGCAAGATGGCCACACGGGGGATGGTGGAGGACATGATTAGTGTAAAACTGCTTTACAGCAATGCTAGATCATGTCCAAAATGTCAAATGACCATCAGCAAAACTGACAGATGCAACAAAGTTGTGTGTAGCAGCTGTGGTCAGACATTCTGCTTCCGCTGTGGCAAGGCTATCATCGCTGGCTATGCCCATTTCAG CGGGAGATGTGACCTCTTTCATCATAAAGAAAAAGACACAACAGACTGGGGCAAGCTGCTGGAACAGTTAGAAACAAGAAATCGCGTACGTACTGAAAAACAACCTGTAGGCAGTACCATAAAATGTCCAAAATGCCGTCAAAAAATTTATAAG GATGATGATAAATATATTTTCTGCTGGTCGTGCCAAGCCAGCTATTGCACACTGTGCAAGAAGCAGGTCCAGTTTGCCGGCAAACAAAGCGAGCACTGGGGCTCACAAGATTGTGTGAAGATAAAGTTCTAG
- the LOC127336594 gene encoding uncharacterized protein isoform X1: MAAASVAGATSRAVESHRIPSPELSPQASSSTPSSSSRAAEAEARPVSCDGGAEEDVLHLDSPWVAAAEADSRLEEAAMAAVATGLRLCAENEAEADEIRDNLQRQDDELMALEAIYGDDLTELENKGALRYFQICIRYELRDGAEVCARFHSVNRTGDDGRCTDDCTEEHEEDEPNDFSYSCNFEHLPPLILTCLLPQSYPSKEPPYFAITAKWMDGPNVSQLCEMLDTIWADLPGEEVVYRWVEWIRASSLLHLGFDTKITLGLDVPMHKVDNRAISRSLSLESVIPLMLSYSSKKCYQVFLEDLHVCMICLNESKGSNFIKLPCQHMFCMKCMETLCRMHVKEGTLFQLVCPDTKCSASIPPYLLKRLLGEEEFERWDKLTLEKALNSMSDVVHCPRCAIGCVEDEDNNAQCPKCCFVFCSVCKDPRHPGKLCLTLEEKLQRQQASGKAATRGMVEMLSIKVLYSDVKSCPKCRMTISKTKGCNKVVCISCGQAFCFLCGEAAIGGYAHFRGNCGLFEKEKDTRDWEKLMEQLARQVERQPVGSTVKCPKCRQKIYKDDDKYIFCWACQASYCTMCKKPVQFTGVQGEHWGSPECIGTKF; the protein is encoded by the exons ATGGCAGCAGCTTCCGTCGCCGGCGCGACCTCGCGAGCGGTCGAATCGCACCGCATCCCCTCCCCGGAACTGTCACCCCAGGCATCCTCCTCGACTCCCTCGTCCTCGTCGCGCGCCGCAGAGGCAGAGGCGAGGCCGGTGTCGTGTGATGGCGGCGCCGAGGAGGACGTGCTCCACCTGGACTCCCCGTGGGTCGCGGCGGCTGAGGCGGACTCGAGGCTGGAGgaggccgccatggccgcggTTGCGACGGGACTCCGTCTTTGCGCCGAGAACGAGGCAGAAGCAGATGAGATACGGGACAACCTGCAGCGACAGGACGACGAG CTGATGGCATTGGAAGCAATATATGGGGATGATCTTACTGAGCTTGAAAACAAAGGAGCGCTCCGCTATTTTCAG ATTTGCATACGTTACGAATTGCGCGACGGCGCTGAAGTGTGCGCTAGGTTTCATTCAGTCAATAGAACTGGAGATGATGGGCGATGTACTGATGATTGTACAGAAGAACATGAGGAGGATGAACCAAATGACTTCTCCTACTCTTGCAACTTTGAGCACCTGCCCCCTCTGATATTGACATGCTTACTTCCGCAGTCCTATCCTAGCAAAGAGCCACCATATTTTGCAATCACCGCTAAATGGATGGATGGGCCTAATGTTTCTCAGCTCTGTGAGATGCTTGACACCATTTGGGCGGATCTGCCGGGGGAAGAAGTGGTATACCGATGGGTTGAGTGGATACGAGCTTCTTCTTTACTACACCTCGGTTTCGATACAAAAATAACATTAGGTCTAGATGTTCCTATGCACAAAGTAGATAACCGGGCAATCTCAAGAAGTCTCTCATTGGAGTCTGTAATCCCACTGATGCTCAGTTACAGTAGTAAGAAGTGCTATCAAGTTTTTCTTGAGGATCTACATGTGTGCATGATTTGCCTTAATGAGAGTAAAG GTTCAAACTTCATCAAGCTGCCGTGCCAGCACATGTTTTGTATGAAGTGCATGGAAACCTTATGCAGGATGCATGTGAAGGAAGGTACTTTGTTTCAGTTAGTATGCCCTGATACTAAGTGCAGTGCTTCGATTCCACCGTATTTGTTAAAGAGGCTTCTCGGCGAGGAAGAATTTGAACGTTGGGATAAGCTTACTCTTGAGAAAGCATTGAACTCGATGTCAGACGTGGTTCACTGTCCAAGGTGTGCAATCGGTTGCGTGGAAGATGAGGATAACAATGCACAATGCCCAAAATGTTGCTTTGTATTCTGCTCGGTGTGCAAGGATCCACGTCATCCAGGGAAGCTGTGTCTCACTCTGGAAGAAAAACTTCAGAGACAGCAG GCATCAGGCAAGGCGGCCACAAGGGGGATGGTTGAAATGTTGAGCATAAAAGTGCTTTACAGCGATGTTAAATCATGCCCAAAATGCAGAATGACCATCAGCAAAACTAAAGGATGCAATAAAGTGGTATGTATCAGTTGTGGTCAGGCATTCTGCTTCCTCTGCGGCGAGGCTGCAATCGGTGGCTATGCCCATTTTAG AGGGAATTGTGGCCTCTTTGAGAAAGAAAAGGACACAAGGGATTGGGAGAAGCTAATGGAACAGCTAGCCCGACAAGTTGAAAGACAACCTGTGGGCAGTACTGTAAAATGTCCAAAATGCCGTCAAAAAATTTACAAG GATGATGATAAATATATTTTCTGCTGGGCTTGCCAAGCTAGCTATTGCACAATGTGCAAAAAGCCGGTCCAGTTTACAGGGGTACAGGGAGAGCACTGGGGTTCACCGGAATGCATCGGGACAAAGTTCTAA